The following coding sequences lie in one Danio rerio strain Tuebingen ecotype United States chromosome 25, GRCz12tu, whole genome shotgun sequence genomic window:
- the kras gene encoding GTPase KRas isoform 1 (isoform 1 is encoded by transcript variant 1) yields the protein MTEYKLVVVGAGGVGKSALTIQLIQNHFVDEYDPTIEDSYRKQVVIDGETCLLDILDTAGQEEYSAMRDQYMRTGEGFLCVFAINNTKSFEDIHHYREQIKRVKDSEDVPMVLVGNKCDLQSHNVDSKQAQDLARSYGIPFIETSAKTRQRVEDAFYTLVREIREYRLRKLSKEEKTTQCIKLKKCVLM from the exons ATGACCGAATATAAGCTTGTGGTCGTGGGAGCTGGAGGCGTAGGCAAAAGCGCTCTCACCATCCAACTCATCCAGAACCACTTTGTGGACGAATATGACCCAACTATAGAG GACTCGTACAGGAAGCAGGTGGTGATTGACGGAGAGACGTGTCTACTGGACATCCTGGACACTGCAGGTCAGGAGGAGTACAGTGCCATGAGGGACCAGTACATGAGGACAGGAGAGGGCTTCCTCTGTGTCTTTGCCATCAATAACACCAAGTCCTTCGAGGACATTCACCACTACAG GGAGCAGATAAAGCGAGTAAAGGACTCCGAGGACGTCCCCATGGTTCTGGTGGGGAATAAGTGTGATCTTCAGTCCCACAATGTGGACTCCAAGCAGGCTCAGGATTTAGCACGCAGCTACGGCATCCCATTTATAGAGACCTCAGCAAAGACAAGACAG AGAGTGGAAGATGCCTTTTATACTCTGGTACGGGAGATCAGGGAATACCGGCTGAGAAAACTCAGTAAAGAAGAAAAGACGACACAATGCATCaagcttaaaaaatgtgttttgatgtga